DNA from Nitrospirota bacterium:
AAACGGTTTATAAATCCTGCATTATAGACATATCTCGTGGTCTTTCCTCCCAGAGATGAGTTATATAAATAGTAGGAGCCGCCGCCGTTGATTTCTGATTTTATTTTGTCAAATAATTTGGAAACCCTTCCGCCGATTGAATAGGACATAGAATTTCTATTCTCTGATGTCTCAGATTGCTGTGCCGTACCGTTTGCAGATGTGTCCGCAGAAAATGTAAGACTGTCAGGCAGCGGCTTTGTAAAGGCAAGTCCGAGCGTCAGCGCCTCCGTCGAGTCGTTTCCGGAATCGCCTGTGCTTTTATAGAGCATAAGGTTCTGGTTTGTTGTAAAAAATTGACTGATTTTATATGTCGAATTCCCGAAAAAGGTCGCAAAGTTACCGATTTCTTCCTTTTGTTTTATTCGGCTTGCATATAAGCTAAGATTAGAATTAAAGTCAGACGATGGCACATAGTTGAAATTCATATTAGAGCCTATGGTCGTAAATTCGTTATAACTGTTGTCATTATAACTCGTATCCATGTTGAACCTTGTGTCTTTGCCGGGCTTCAGGCCGAAGGAGACCTTTGCATCGTTTATAGCCTCAAACCTATTGCTCTCTTTTTCAAGATTGTGTTGATATGAATAGCTTGCGTCAATATACGTTTCACCTTTCCTGCTGTCTATTCCAAATAATAAACTCCTGTTCCTCTGGTCTGTTACATCAGTTGCACTTGTAGTCTTTGTGTTGTCCTGATGAATATCGTATTTTAGATTTGTTCCAGCGCCTATGCGGGCATTACCAAAGAGTCCATATCTATCAGTGGTTTGCCTTGTCAGGAAGCTCTGTTCAGGCTGTATTGTCCATGTGGGCAGTTCAAATTTTTCCTTGTATATTGTGAACGGATATTTTGTGCCCTGAATAAAGTCCAGCTTGAGATTGTAATCGTGGCTTTTTGCTTTGACAGTTGTCTCCCCGGAACTGGATTCATCGGTCTTGGAATCCTCTTCTCTGAATGAACCACCAATGTTATACATTAAAAGCCTCGGGCTATAAATAGCTCCCTGATACCGTAATTTATATTCCTGAATAAATGAGCTTTTTTTAGACTCAGCATCTATGTCTTTATTTTCATCCTGCTGGTACGTATATTGTAAAAGTCCTGAAAGCCTTTCCTGCTGGGCAAACAGCGGCATGGGGAACATCATGGCAACAAATGTGATTAATGCATAAATCCATACCCCTCTCAACTTTCCCCCTACGTTAAAGACAGGTAGAGGAAGAGGTAAAGGTAGAGGTAGAGTAAAAAAACAAAAAAATCCTTTGCCTGTCTTTCTTTACCTTTACCTCTTCCTCTACCTGTTTCATTGAATGTACTGTATCTTTGCATTCTCTCTAAGTCTTTTTATAAGACTTTCTAATCTGTTTTTCTGCATGGACTCTGTGAGCTCTTTTTTGAGCTTATCTTTTACCTCCTTAAAAGACACCTGTCTTGACGCCCTTTTTTCTTCGACTTTCAAGATATGAAACCCTATGTCTGTCTCAATAATTTCGCTTAGCTGTCCAACTTTTAACGAAAAAGCTGCCTTTTCTATATCCTGAGGCATCATTCCCCTGTGAACAAATCCTACATCGCCTCCCTTTACCCTGCTCATGTCATGAGAATAAGTCTGTGCTATCTGGGCAAAATCCGAGCCTGACTTAATCTTTGAATAAGCCTCTTTTGCCCTCTCTTTAGCCTTTTTCCTTCCGTCGGGCTCCGAGGGATTTATCTTTACATACACGTATCCAAGCCTTACTGCCTCAGGTTCCTTGAACTTCTCTGTATTTTTTTTGTAGTATTCTTCAAGGTCGTTATCTGTAAGGGAAACCTTCACCTCTTTTTCAATGAGCTTTTCAACCACAAGGTTCTTCCTGACCTTCTCCTCAAAAACAGGCATTGTCATACCGCTTTTTTTCAGGGCATCCTTAAATGCCTTAGTAGAGGGATACGATGCCTTGACAGAGCTTATACTTTTTTCCAGTTCTGAATTATCAACCTTCAGATCCTGTCTCTTTGCCTCAATATAAAAAAGCTCTGCATCTATAAGATTCTCAATGGCCTTTTTTTCCATCTCTTTCTGTTTTTCAGGGGATATGCTTCGATGATAAAGCTCTTGAGGCGCCAACCTGTTGATTTCCATGTCCAGTTCGGCACGGGTAATCCCGGCGCCATTTACAAATGCCACAACCTTGCTTTCTTTTAGATCGTCAGCAGCAAAGGCAATTGAATTCAAAATGCAAAATGCAAAAATCAAAATTGATGGAATCCCAAATCCAGCGAC
Protein-coding regions in this window:
- a CDS encoding peptidylprolyl isomerase — encoded protein: MNSIAFAADDLKESKVVAFVNGAGITRAELDMEINRLAPQELYHRSISPEKQKEMEKKAIENLIDAELFYIEAKRQDLKVDNSELEKSISSVKASYPSTKAFKDALKKSGMTMPVFEEKVRKNLVVEKLIEKEVKVSLTDNDLEEYYKKNTEKFKEPEAVRLGYVYVKINPSEPDGRKKAKERAKEAYSKIKSGSDFAQIAQTYSHDMSRVKGGDVGFVHRGMMPQDIEKAAFSLKVGQLSEIIETDIGFHILKVEEKRASRQVSFKEVKDKLKKELTESMQKNRLESLIKRLRENAKIQYIQ